From the genome of Xylocopilactobacillus apis:
TAGTACATAATAGTGTTTTATTAAAGGAAGCTGTTGATTCTTTAGGTATAAGATCAAATGAAATTTATGTCGATGCTACTTTTGGTAGAGGCGGTTATACATTTGAAATGCTTAAAAATATTAATCAAGGGCATGTGATTAGCCTTGACCTTGATGAAGCAGCAATTTCTTTTGGTAAACAACGTTTTAATTCAGAAATAAAGACAAATAGATTGATTCTTTTAAAGTCTAACTATGGACAAATAAAAGATGCCGTTTCCTCAGCTGGCTTTAATAGCGTTTCAGGTATTGTGTTTGATTTAGGTGTATCTTCTCCACAGTTTGATGATCCTGAACGCGGTTTTAGTTATCGTTTCGATGGCCCATTAGATATGAGAATGGATCAAAAACAAGATTTAACTGCTTATGATGTTATTAATACATATAGCGCTGAAGAATTAAAAAAAGTTTTTCAAAAATATGGAAATGCTCCTGTTCCATATAAGGTAGCTAATGCAATTGTAAAAAGCAGAAGTCGTCGATCAATTAAAACGACTTTAGAATTAGTTAAAATAATTGAAGATAGTTTACCTGAACCAGTAAAACGAAAAAAGGGACATCCATCAAAAAAATTCTTTCAAGCAATAAGAATTGAAGTAAATAATGAACTAGATTCTTTAAAAGATGGATTAAGACAAAGTCTTGAAATTTTGAAGGTTGGAGGAATTATTTCGGTAGTCACTTTCCAACCTCTTGAAGATAGACTTGTATCTAAGACTTTCAGAAGACTAGCTCAATATAAGTCATATCCAAAAGGAATTCCAATCATTCCTGAAGATGTTAAACCACAATTAGAAATTGTTCAAAAAAAAGCAATTACGCCAACTGAGGCTGAGTTAACAAATAATCATCGTGCACATAGTGCACGTTTAAGAGTAGCAAAAAAAATTAGAAAGATTAGTTTTAGGTAAATGAGACAAGAGAATATTGATTCAGATATTTTATATAGTGGAACTAAAAGAATTGACGACAGCTCTGCTAGTTTAGACATCATTCCAAAAGAATATGTTAGAACTAGAACTAAATCTCATGCGAATGAACGAGAAAATTTAAAGAGTATTCGCGTCGGGCGTGTCAAATTAAGCCTTTTTGAAAAATTGCTGCTTTCTATTTGTTTTTTATCAGTTTTTGTAGGACTATTTGTGATTTTACAAGGGAGAATCAGAAATTCTAATGTTAGTTATCAAATTGATCACGTTAATAGTCAAATTCAAATGGTTAGTCAAAAAAATCAAGATTTAAATGCAGAGGTTCAAGTTCTGTCAAATAGTTCAAGATTAGAAGAATTAGCTCGTCAGTACGGCTTTCAACTTGATGAAAGTC
Proteins encoded in this window:
- the ftsL gene encoding cell division protein FtsL; its protein translation is MRQENIDSDILYSGTKRIDDSSASLDIIPKEYVRTRTKSHANERENLKSIRVGRVKLSLFEKLLLSICFLSVFVGLFVILQGRIRNSNVSYQIDHVNSQIQMVSQKNQDLNAEVQVLSNSSRLEELARQYGFQLDESRVQNVSK
- the rsmH gene encoding 16S rRNA (cytosine(1402)-N(4))-methyltransferase RsmH, with translation MTELVHNSVLLKEAVDSLGIRSNEIYVDATFGRGGYTFEMLKNINQGHVISLDLDEAAISFGKQRFNSEIKTNRLILLKSNYGQIKDAVSSAGFNSVSGIVFDLGVSSPQFDDPERGFSYRFDGPLDMRMDQKQDLTAYDVINTYSAEELKKVFQKYGNAPVPYKVANAIVKSRSRRSIKTTLELVKIIEDSLPEPVKRKKGHPSKKFFQAIRIEVNNELDSLKDGLRQSLEILKVGGIISVVTFQPLEDRLVSKTFRRLAQYKSYPKGIPIIPEDVKPQLEIVQKKAITPTEAELTNNHRAHSARLRVAKKIRKISFR